Proteins from one Ipomoea triloba cultivar NCNSP0323 chromosome 1, ASM357664v1 genomic window:
- the LOC116020441 gene encoding protein IQ-DOMAIN 1-like isoform X2, producing the protein MGWRGWYRKITGLKTRKNGPSNRLKSVSTEANGGSSKNNELTEEIAATQIQRAFRAYKGRKAIRRLRGTVKLQGAIEAYSVNDQVAATLKHIHSWSRVQSEIKARRLCMVTEGRLKQKKIQNQIKLEAKLHELEVEWSSGSETMEEILQKIQQREEAAVKRERAMAYAFSHQWRANSGHYFGQAYYDLGKESWGWSWKERWIAVRPWEIRVQADPKKVGKTASLGPVKLVVSVNNPPLSNGKISTPARKPSDNNPEIQTPQEPV; encoded by the exons ATGGGTTGGCGTGGGTGGTACAGAAAGATCACTGGCCTTAAGACACGAAAGAATGGTCCATCTAATCGGTTGAag TCAGTAAGCACCGAAGCGAATGGTGGTTCAAGCAAGAACAATGAACTGACTGAAGAAATTGCTGCAACTCAAATTCAAAGAGCCTTCAGGGCATACAAG GGTAGAAAAGCTATTCGGCGTCTAAGAGGGACAGTGAAACTCCAGGGCGCGATCGAAGCTTATAGTGTAAACGACCAAGTTGCTGCAACTCTGAAGCATATACATTCATGGAGCAGAGTTCAGTCGGAGATCAAAGCCCGTCGCCTTTGCATGGTCACTGAAGGCCGACTCAAGCAGAAGAAGATTCAAAATCAGATCAAGCTTGAGGCTAAGCTTCATGAGCTTGAG GTGGAATGGAGCAGTGGGTCAGAAACCATGGAGGAAATCCTTCAAAAGATTCAGCAGAGGGAAGAAGCAGCTGTTAAAAGAGAAAGGGCAATGGCTTATGCATTTTCTCACCAG TGGAGGGCAAATTCAGGTCACTATTTTGGGCAAGCATACTATGATCTGGGGAAAGAGAGCTGGGGGTGGAGCTGGAAGGAGAGATGGATAGCAGTTCGCCCATGGGAAATTAGGGTTCAAGCAGACCCAAAAAAGGTAGGCAAAACAGCAAGCTTGGGACCTGTTAAACTTGTTGTTTCAGTCAACAATCCTCCATTGTCAAATGGTAAGATCTCTACTCCAGCAAGAAAACCATCTGACAATAATCCTGAAATTCAAACTCCCCAAGAGCCTGTTTag
- the LOC116020441 gene encoding protein IQ-DOMAIN 1-like isoform X1 encodes MGWRGWYRKITGLKTRKNGPSNRLKSVSTEANGGSSKNNELTEEIAATQIQRAFRAYKQGRKAIRRLRGTVKLQGAIEAYSVNDQVAATLKHIHSWSRVQSEIKARRLCMVTEGRLKQKKIQNQIKLEAKLHELEVEWSSGSETMEEILQKIQQREEAAVKRERAMAYAFSHQWRANSGHYFGQAYYDLGKESWGWSWKERWIAVRPWEIRVQADPKKVGKTASLGPVKLVVSVNNPPLSNGKISTPARKPSDNNPEIQTPQEPV; translated from the exons ATGGGTTGGCGTGGGTGGTACAGAAAGATCACTGGCCTTAAGACACGAAAGAATGGTCCATCTAATCGGTTGAag TCAGTAAGCACCGAAGCGAATGGTGGTTCAAGCAAGAACAATGAACTGACTGAAGAAATTGCTGCAACTCAAATTCAAAGAGCCTTCAGGGCATACAAG CAGGGTAGAAAAGCTATTCGGCGTCTAAGAGGGACAGTGAAACTCCAGGGCGCGATCGAAGCTTATAGTGTAAACGACCAAGTTGCTGCAACTCTGAAGCATATACATTCATGGAGCAGAGTTCAGTCGGAGATCAAAGCCCGTCGCCTTTGCATGGTCACTGAAGGCCGACTCAAGCAGAAGAAGATTCAAAATCAGATCAAGCTTGAGGCTAAGCTTCATGAGCTTGAG GTGGAATGGAGCAGTGGGTCAGAAACCATGGAGGAAATCCTTCAAAAGATTCAGCAGAGGGAAGAAGCAGCTGTTAAAAGAGAAAGGGCAATGGCTTATGCATTTTCTCACCAG TGGAGGGCAAATTCAGGTCACTATTTTGGGCAAGCATACTATGATCTGGGGAAAGAGAGCTGGGGGTGGAGCTGGAAGGAGAGATGGATAGCAGTTCGCCCATGGGAAATTAGGGTTCAAGCAGACCCAAAAAAGGTAGGCAAAACAGCAAGCTTGGGACCTGTTAAACTTGTTGTTTCAGTCAACAATCCTCCATTGTCAAATGGTAAGATCTCTACTCCAGCAAGAAAACCATCTGACAATAATCCTGAAATTCAAACTCCCCAAGAGCCTGTTTag